The following coding sequences are from one Nitrospirota bacterium window:
- a CDS encoding YjbH domain-containing protein, translating into MEAVRWGLIVIMITGILTKSASLSFASDNFKHPAYWGGTGLMEIPTARVIDDWDVRAGVGQSHPYRYYFGTLGFLPGLELNGRITEFLGFKATGAKWAGYGNDKDKAVDIKYQILNESRPLPAIAIGAQDIQGTRLFNSEYITFSRQIYPFDLTVGYGRGRLKGLFYGAEFKASDSVSFLIEKNPIKYEKDIKRVVERAKSEINIGTRIRISKGLVLNLSYQRGEKLGALLSYTFGLGKPMLPWKPDYPFTGPVDRRSLREVIPSDPAERIERYLLRQGFANVKVKLTDKEIFVEYENTRYLSEAKALGRVLRTVVSQAPKDIENIHAITKVRNIPTIATSAKPQEIIDFFNNKITTEEFKDVIKVSTEIPEIKDFPLAATELKRGSFERLTKGAWPGLQTYWNDPSGFFKYRLTMDAWSTVNLWDGADIFGIVRLPVSNTISTNQPPISKDPVRSDIVDYIGRENLRLDAVVLNQLIRFGDRTLARGSFGYLENEYAGISGEILHLLGEGRFAVGAEVTSVKKRDPVDTFRLKDTSYSTATLNTLYRIPGLDLTAAARAGRFLAGDDGVRFDIARTKRGVTVGFWYSVTDMKDYVGGKRYHDKGFSITIPANMFFDHDSKKKYTYALSPWTRDTGQLVSQWRTLGSYMFNLYPADIKGRLDEMKD; encoded by the coding sequence TTGGAAGCTGTTAGATGGGGGCTGATAGTAATAATGATAACGGGCATATTAACGAAATCAGCCTCTTTGAGCTTTGCCTCAGATAACTTTAAACACCCTGCATACTGGGGAGGAACAGGGCTTATGGAGATCCCTACTGCAAGGGTTATAGATGACTGGGATGTAAGGGCTGGGGTTGGACAGTCGCATCCCTACAGATACTATTTTGGAACCCTTGGTTTTCTCCCTGGACTCGAACTCAATGGAAGGATTACAGAATTCCTTGGCTTCAAGGCTACAGGGGCTAAATGGGCGGGATACGGTAACGATAAGGATAAGGCAGTCGATATAAAATACCAGATCCTGAATGAGAGCCGTCCTCTTCCAGCCATTGCCATAGGTGCACAGGACATACAGGGAACAAGGCTCTTTAACTCTGAGTATATAACCTTCAGCAGGCAGATATACCCATTTGATCTTACTGTTGGCTATGGAAGGGGCAGATTAAAAGGGCTATTTTACGGTGCTGAGTTCAAGGCATCTGATTCTGTCTCCTTTCTTATAGAGAAGAACCCGATTAAGTATGAAAAGGATATCAAAAGGGTTGTGGAGAGGGCGAAGTCAGAGATAAACATCGGCACGAGGATAAGGATATCAAAGGGGCTTGTCCTCAATCTCTCATATCAGCGAGGAGAAAAATTAGGGGCTTTGTTAAGTTATACATTCGGTCTTGGAAAACCGATGCTTCCATGGAAGCCAGATTATCCATTCACTGGACCTGTTGACAGACGGTCTCTCAGAGAGGTCATCCCATCAGATCCTGCTGAAAGGATTGAGAGATACCTCCTTAGACAGGGGTTTGCAAATGTAAAAGTGAAATTAACAGATAAGGAGATATTCGTCGAATATGAAAATACAAGATACCTCTCAGAGGCAAAGGCTCTGGGAAGGGTCTTGCGCACTGTGGTCTCACAGGCGCCGAAAGACATAGAGAACATCCATGCGATTACAAAGGTGAGAAATATCCCTACAATAGCAACCTCAGCCAAGCCGCAAGAGATAATCGATTTCTTTAATAACAAAATAACCACAGAGGAGTTTAAGGATGTGATAAAGGTATCAACAGAGATACCTGAGATAAAGGACTTTCCACTTGCGGCTACGGAACTAAAAAGGGGGAGCTTCGAAAGACTTACAAAAGGGGCATGGCCCGGGTTACAGACATACTGGAATGACCCATCAGGCTTTTTTAAATACAGATTAACGATGGATGCATGGTCAACAGTAAACCTCTGGGATGGGGCTGATATTTTCGGTATTGTAAGACTACCTGTAAGTAACACTATAAGCACAAACCAGCCCCCAATAAGCAAAGACCCTGTAAGAAGCGACATCGTAGATTACATCGGAAGAGAAAATCTCCGTCTCGATGCTGTTGTATTAAATCAATTGATAAGGTTTGGAGACAGAACACTGGCAAGGGGGAGTTTTGGCTATCTTGAAAACGAATATGCAGGGATCTCTGGTGAGATACTACATCTGCTTGGAGAAGGGAGATTCGCTGTTGGTGCAGAGGTAACCAGTGTAAAGAAGCGAGACCCTGTAGATACATTCAGGCTAAAAGACACATCTTACAGCACAGCTACCCTCAACACCCTTTATCGCATACCAGGGCTCGATCTTACTGCAGCTGCAAGGGCAGGAAGATTCCTTGCAGGAGATGATGGAGTAAGGTTCGATATCGCAAGAACAAAGAGAGGAGTGACTGTTGGCTTCTGGTACAGTGTTACTGACATGAAAGATTATGTTGGAGGAAAGAGATACCATGACAAGGGATTCAGTATAACGATCCCTGCAAATATGTTTTTTGACCACGACTCTAAAAAGAAATATACATATGCCCTCTCACCATGGACAAGGGATACAGGGCAGTTAGTAAGCCAGTGGAGAACGCTCGGTTCATACATGTTTAACCTCT
- a CDS encoding SLBB domain-containing protein, whose protein sequence is MRSEWQKNTKALFLFLFIFIFNNDAYSQQQDAQPTATPQKGIQVIQIGNPSQPSTSPISPQTTQQIEQRKAVQAEMEKTGGVLTPEAIEQLKSRPEFKGLTPEDILRGKELLEKKREPEKKEPPKVIEKTVISTEAEKRKSLFDRYRVIGEYQDISTGLMPFGYEFFTGATVKVLTQRQDIPVPSDYIVGPGDEVKILLWGRVNAQYNLVIDRDGNITIPQIGPLTVAGMRFDTMKNYLMEQAEQIVGANINVTMGALKSIPIFVLGEVRRPGSYTIGSFSTITDALLLSGGPTEIGSLRNIQLKRKDKVISVLDFYDLLLKGDKSQDKILQAGDVVFVQTAGPLVGVAGNVKRPAIYELKDRFDLMSLFDLAGGIIPTAYTQQIQVERIQKNEKQVVIDIDDKDLTKSKDFILQDADLVKVFPIVDKDVNVVYLYGNLKRPGKYEYKEGMKVKNLIKDSNELLPETHFEYALIKRLNPPGLETHLIPFNLGALLLKDDASNNIELMPQDFIYVFSKWFFKDKPFITVEGEVRKGSRFNLDEKTRVKDAILLAGGLTKDAYLEKGEIIRLNEKREASQVYFNVGLAMAEDPKENLSLQDEDRIIIHSLWEEKYKHTVSIEGDVLKPGQYQLVKDMEVSDLIFAAGNILESAFLDEAEISSHIIIDSGRAVRIDYRKIDLRKALAGDPAHNIVLKPYDRLFVKRIPDWRIEKFVVLSGEVKFPGKYIVKKGERFSSVLERAGGFTDKAYLKGAVFVRESVRSLQQRMLDEYISRLEKDLLAASTTEVAAALSPDEAKIKQTEMQQKRELITKLKGIRPQGRMVIHLSRLERFKESISDIELEDGDSLFIPARPSSVNVIGSVYNQTAFLYNPEASLSQYISLAGGPTEFADTKRTYVLKTDGSAIAPDQLRGWGINWNEKNYRWEVADYSNTRLDPGDTIVVPEKIERIAWLREIKDITQILFQMAVTAGVLIALF, encoded by the coding sequence ATGAGATCAGAATGGCAAAAAAACACAAAGGCTTTATTCCTTTTTCTCTTTATTTTTATTTTCAACAACGATGCCTATTCTCAACAACAGGATGCACAACCCACTGCCACACCCCAAAAAGGCATTCAGGTGATACAGATAGGCAATCCATCACAGCCCTCAACATCACCAATCAGTCCTCAAACCACTCAGCAGATAGAGCAGAGAAAGGCTGTGCAGGCAGAGATGGAGAAAACTGGTGGTGTTCTCACACCAGAGGCGATAGAGCAGTTAAAGAGCCGACCTGAATTTAAGGGATTAACCCCTGAAGATATCTTAAGAGGCAAAGAGCTTTTAGAGAAAAAGAGGGAGCCTGAGAAGAAAGAGCCTCCAAAGGTCATAGAAAAGACAGTGATCAGCACAGAAGCAGAAAAAAGGAAATCCCTCTTTGACCGCTATAGGGTTATAGGGGAATATCAGGATATCTCTACTGGGTTAATGCCTTTTGGCTATGAGTTCTTTACAGGGGCAACTGTGAAAGTCCTGACTCAGAGGCAGGACATCCCTGTGCCATCTGACTATATAGTAGGACCAGGGGATGAGGTAAAGATACTTCTCTGGGGAAGGGTCAATGCCCAGTATAACCTTGTTATTGATAGAGACGGTAATATAACAATACCGCAGATAGGTCCCCTTACTGTAGCAGGGATGCGTTTTGATACCATGAAGAACTATCTCATGGAGCAGGCAGAGCAGATTGTTGGAGCAAATATAAATGTTACGATGGGGGCACTGAAGAGCATTCCGATATTTGTACTTGGTGAGGTAAGAAGGCCCGGCAGTTATACAATCGGCTCTTTCTCCACAATAACAGATGCCCTTCTCCTGTCAGGAGGACCTACAGAGATAGGCTCGTTAAGAAACATACAATTGAAGAGAAAGGACAAGGTCATTTCTGTGCTTGATTTCTATGACCTACTCCTTAAAGGCGATAAGTCACAGGATAAGATATTACAGGCAGGGGATGTTGTGTTTGTGCAGACAGCAGGACCGCTTGTTGGTGTTGCAGGGAATGTGAAAAGACCTGCAATCTATGAGCTTAAGGATAGGTTTGACCTGATGAGCCTCTTTGATCTTGCAGGTGGAATAATCCCTACCGCATACACCCAGCAGATACAGGTTGAGAGGATACAGAAGAATGAAAAACAGGTGGTTATTGATATCGATGATAAGGATTTAACTAAATCAAAGGATTTCATCCTTCAGGATGCCGATTTAGTAAAGGTCTTTCCCATTGTTGATAAGGATGTAAATGTAGTTTATCTCTATGGGAATTTAAAACGGCCAGGGAAATACGAGTATAAAGAAGGAATGAAGGTTAAGAACCTGATAAAGGATTCTAATGAGCTATTACCGGAGACCCATTTTGAATATGCCCTGATCAAGAGATTAAATCCACCAGGACTTGAGACGCATCTAATACCCTTTAACCTTGGCGCTCTTCTTCTAAAGGATGATGCCTCAAATAATATTGAGCTAATGCCCCAGGACTTTATCTATGTATTTTCAAAATGGTTCTTTAAGGATAAGCCCTTTATAACCGTAGAGGGTGAGGTGAGAAAGGGTAGCAGGTTTAACCTGGATGAAAAAACCAGAGTCAAGGATGCCATCCTTCTAGCAGGTGGGCTCACAAAGGATGCCTATCTTGAGAAAGGCGAAATAATCAGGTTGAACGAAAAGAGAGAGGCGTCGCAGGTTTATTTCAATGTAGGTCTTGCAATGGCTGAAGATCCAAAAGAGAATCTCTCCCTTCAGGATGAAGACAGGATAATCATCCATTCTCTCTGGGAAGAAAAGTATAAACACACAGTATCCATCGAAGGAGATGTATTGAAACCAGGGCAGTATCAGCTCGTTAAAGATATGGAGGTAAGCGACCTGATATTTGCAGCAGGGAATATCCTTGAATCCGCATTCCTTGATGAGGCTGAAATTTCATCTCATATCATAATAGATAGTGGAAGGGCTGTAAGGATAGATTACAGAAAGATAGACCTGAGAAAGGCATTAGCCGGGGATCCCGCTCATAATATAGTCCTTAAGCCTTATGACAGGTTGTTTGTAAAACGCATACCTGACTGGAGGATAGAAAAGTTTGTAGTCCTTTCAGGAGAGGTTAAATTTCCTGGAAAATACATTGTTAAGAAAGGTGAGAGGTTCTCGTCTGTTCTTGAGAGGGCTGGAGGGTTTACTGACAAGGCATATCTTAAAGGTGCGGTATTTGTGAGGGAATCTGTAAGGTCTCTTCAGCAGAGGATGCTTGATGAGTATATAAGCAGGCTTGAGAAAGACCTGCTTGCAGCTAGCACAACAGAGGTTGCAGCAGCACTAAGCCCTGATGAGGCAAAGATAAAGCAGACCGAGATGCAGCAGAAAAGGGAACTTATCACAAAACTTAAGGGGATAAGGCCACAGGGGAGGATGGTCATACATCTCAGCCGTCTTGAGAGATTCAAAGAGAGTATATCAGACATAGAACTTGAAGATGGAGACAGTCTCTTTATCCCTGCAAGACCAAGTTCGGTGAATGTAATCGGCTCTGTATATAACCAGACTGCATTTCTCTATAATCCAGAGGCATCACTTTCGCAATACATCTCACTTGCAGGTGGACCTACAGAGTTTGCTGACACAAAGAGAACTTATGTTCTCAAGACTGATGGCTCTGCAATCGCACCTGACCAGTTAAGAGGCTGGGGCATTAACTGGAATGAGAAGAACTACCGCTGGGAGGTGGCTGATTATTCAAATACACGTCTTGACCCTGGTGACACGATAGTTGTGCCAGAGAAAATAGAAAGAATAGCATGGCTCAGGGAGATAAAGGACATAACACAGATATTATTTCAGATGGCTGTGACCGCTGGTGTTCTGATTGCACTATTTTGA
- a CDS encoding ATP-binding protein, with translation MELQNFNPWWRDGKVSAEFLGRKRKIFSNIFKYVEKRQIVLFTGLRRVGKTTLMYQIIDELLRKGVNPYNVLYFSFDEMKYDLEAIIKQYETDILHEDISKKKVFIFLDEIQKLEGWPSKVKLLYDANPKLKIFLTGSAQITMWRGTRESLAGRFFDFVIRPLDFEEYLDFKGVRIDRDREKIFEKDLRRHMAGFLKTGGFIEALDMDEHMLRKYFKESLLERVIFVDIPQTFKLDLPELLMKLLTITTSRPGFYLDYKNLSNDLDVDRRTIANYISYLEYALFLQKLYNYSRNLLTSEKKVKKLYPCNTSFTLSLNPQVDLPSVVEQFFVNNLDARFFLKTPQKEEIDIIHTHNKSILPIEIKIKERIGRDDVKTLFKFLEKNNIKKALLITLDTGKKFQKEKLMVEAIPYWRYWSIMQKIG, from the coding sequence ATGGAATTGCAAAACTTTAACCCATGGTGGCGTGATGGAAAGGTATCCGCTGAATTCCTTGGAAGGAAAAGAAAGATATTTAGCAATATCTTCAAGTATGTAGAGAAGCGTCAGATTGTGCTGTTTACCGGGTTAAGAAGGGTTGGCAAGACAACATTGATGTATCAGATCATAGACGAACTCCTCAGAAAGGGAGTAAATCCATACAACGTCTTATATTTCTCATTCGATGAGATGAAGTATGACTTGGAAGCCATTATCAAACAATATGAGACAGATATACTCCATGAGGATATCTCTAAAAAAAAGGTTTTTATATTCCTTGACGAAATACAGAAGCTTGAGGGCTGGCCTTCAAAGGTAAAGCTTCTCTATGATGCAAACCCAAAATTAAAAATATTTCTGACAGGCTCAGCCCAGATAACCATGTGGAGAGGTACAAGAGAAAGCCTGGCAGGTAGATTCTTTGATTTTGTAATCAGGCCATTAGACTTTGAGGAGTATCTTGATTTCAAAGGGGTAAGGATAGACAGAGATAGGGAAAAGATATTCGAGAAGGATTTAAGGCGACATATGGCAGGGTTCCTTAAGACAGGAGGTTTCATTGAAGCCCTTGATATGGATGAGCATATGCTAAGAAAATATTTTAAGGAGAGTTTGCTTGAGCGGGTTATCTTTGTTGATATACCACAGACCTTTAAACTTGACCTGCCTGAGCTTCTAATGAAACTGTTAACTATTACTACATCAAGGCCGGGGTTTTATCTCGACTATAAAAACCTCAGCAATGATCTGGATGTTGATCGGAGGACGATTGCCAATTACATATCATATCTTGAATATGCCTTGTTTTTACAGAAGCTCTATAACTATTCAAGGAACCTTCTTACAAGCGAAAAAAAGGTAAAGAAGCTCTATCCCTGCAATACATCTTTTACTTTGTCGCTGAACCCTCAGGTCGATTTGCCATCTGTTGTGGAGCAGTTTTTTGTAAATAACCTTGATGCAAGGTTTTTCCTTAAGACACCGCAGAAAGAAGAGATCGACATAATCCATACTCATAATAAAAGTATTCTGCCGATTGAGATTAAGATAAAAGAGAGGATAGGCAGGGATGATGTTAAGACCCTTTTCAAATTCCTTGAGAAGAACAATATAAAGAAAGCATTGCTCATTACCCTTGATACAGGAAAAAAATTTCAGAAAGAAAAGCTCATGGTTGAGGCAATCCCTTATTGGAGATATTGGAGTATCATGCAGAAGATAGGTTGA
- a CDS encoding Wzz/FepE/Etk N-terminal domain-containing protein encodes METKESSYEEINLIDYINVLKKHRKLILVIIAITVVTTGIVSFLMPKIYEAKAVITPAVQPRESGGVGAIAAQFGITTPPSSNISEVVNLLKSNILKEKVIKRYNLLPVLLKKNPSGKTENEKAWMGIRALKDILKVNFNQKENIIELSVQFNNPKIATDILSYFLTELTDHMSSEAKRVAVTNKEYLESLIDKHSDPFIKQKIYALIAQQIETSMMAEVKENFAFKVLDPPKIPDEKVKPKIRLNLILSFVVSLFGGIFIAFFKEYLEKIKGKGKEITSL; translated from the coding sequence ATGGAAACAAAAGAAAGTAGTTATGAGGAAATAAATCTTATAGATTATATCAATGTTCTTAAAAAGCATAGAAAGCTTATCCTCGTAATTATTGCAATCACGGTAGTGACAACTGGCATTGTATCTTTCTTGATGCCCAAGATCTATGAAGCAAAGGCAGTTATCACCCCTGCTGTTCAACCAAGGGAATCGGGTGGCGTGGGTGCTATTGCTGCACAATTTGGTATTACTACTCCCCCTTCTTCTAATATATCAGAGGTAGTTAATCTTCTCAAAAGCAATATCTTAAAGGAAAAAGTAATCAAGAGATATAACCTTCTGCCTGTATTGTTAAAAAAGAATCCTTCAGGAAAGACAGAGAATGAAAAGGCATGGATGGGCATAAGGGCTTTAAAAGACATACTCAAGGTAAATTTTAATCAAAAGGAAAACATAATTGAATTATCAGTTCAGTTTAATAACCCCAAGATTGCCACAGATATACTTAGTTATTTTCTGACCGAACTTACTGACCATATGAGCAGTGAGGCAAAAAGGGTTGCTGTAACAAACAAGGAATACTTAGAGTCTTTGATCGATAAACACTCAGACCCATTTATAAAACAAAAGATCTATGCCCTGATTGCCCAGCAGATAGAGACTTCCATGATGGCTGAGGTAAAGGAGAATTTTGCCTTCAAGGTGCTCGATCCACCAAAGATTCCTGATGAAAAAGTCAAGCCGAAGATAAGATTAAACCTGATACTATCCTTTGTTGTCTCATTGTTTGGAGGGATCTTCATAGCATTTTTCAAGGAGTATCTTGAGAAGATTAAAGGTAAAGGGAAGGAGATAACCTCTTTATGA